A single Sphingopyxis chilensis DNA region contains:
- a CDS encoding aspartate carbamoyltransferase catalytic subunit yields the protein MTSSTTRPASDYPPGGDAFRHRHLTGIAPLTPWEISYVLDAAEEWVELNRSGAAKHDDRLAGLTIINAFFENSTRTLLSFEIAGKRLGADVVNMHAAQSSVKKGETLIDTAMTLNAMRADAIVIRHASSGAVQLIADKVDCPVLNAGDGRHEHPTQALLDALTIRRRLGRVEGLTIAICGDVLHSRVARSNILALTLLGNEVRVVAPPTLTPAAMERMHVASFTDMDEGLKDADVVMMLRLQNERMDGAYLPSAREYHALYGLTPKRLEKAKPDAIVMHPGPMNRGVEIDSSIADDPARSTITEQVEMGVAVRMACLDILTRRQRGVPGWN from the coding sequence ATGACAAGCTCCACAACCCGACCCGCCAGCGACTATCCGCCCGGCGGCGATGCGTTTCGCCATCGCCACCTCACCGGCATCGCCCCGCTCACCCCGTGGGAGATTAGCTACGTCCTCGACGCCGCCGAAGAGTGGGTCGAGTTGAACCGCAGCGGCGCCGCCAAGCATGACGACCGGCTCGCGGGTCTCACGATCATCAACGCCTTTTTCGAGAACTCGACGCGCACTTTGCTCTCGTTCGAAATCGCCGGAAAACGCCTCGGCGCCGACGTCGTCAACATGCACGCCGCGCAGTCGAGCGTGAAAAAGGGCGAAACGCTGATCGACACCGCGATGACGCTCAATGCGATGCGCGCCGACGCGATCGTCATTCGTCATGCCTCGTCGGGCGCGGTGCAGCTTATCGCCGACAAGGTCGATTGTCCCGTGCTCAACGCCGGCGACGGGCGCCATGAACATCCGACGCAGGCGCTGCTCGACGCACTCACCATCCGCCGCCGCCTCGGCCGCGTCGAGGGGCTCACCATTGCCATATGCGGAGACGTCCTCCACAGCCGCGTCGCGCGCTCGAACATCCTCGCGCTGACCCTGCTCGGCAACGAGGTGCGCGTCGTCGCGCCGCCGACGCTCACCCCGGCCGCGATGGAGCGGATGCACGTCGCGAGCTTCACCGACATGGACGAGGGGCTGAAAGACGCCGACGTCGTGATGATGCTCCGCCTCCAGAACGAGCGCATGGACGGCGCCTACCTGCCCTCGGCGCGTGAATATCATGCGCTCTACGGCCTCACGCCGAAACGGCTCGAAAAGGCGAAACCCGATGCGATCGTCATGCATCCCGGTCCGATGAACCGCGGGGTGGAGATCGACAGCAGCATCGCCGACGATCCCGCGCGCTCCACGATCACCGAACAGGTCGAGATGGGGGTCGCGGTCCGCATGGCGTGCCTCGACATTTTGACGCGCCGCCAGCGGGGAGTGCCGGGATGGAACTGA
- a CDS encoding DUF3089 domain-containing protein: MARKFLYVIAAIIILILAAGVVYQLFPGWIARTAFVPSTEFKPQAAVAPNAYDDPKMWFARPDMEKNPSAWRPAADGSETPGTDTLEAENKAAEPLIPPAKAAPTTADAPFPQGDAAIFFVHPTSYYSRSSWNAPLEDRDSDHRANLFVQGMASAFADAGEIWAPRYRQATLGAFLAEDRVTAGKAIDSAYRDVEEAFDAFLAAQPKDKPIILAGHSQGALHLTTLLRTKIAGTPLAKRIVAAYVIGWPVSIDTDIAGLGLPACQTPEQKGCIVSWATFADPADPVMVTDAYDGTIGFDGRPRAGTRMLCTNPLTGIPDTEAPPEANIGTLKPTEGFKSGALIAGKIGARCDDTRGLLMIGDADIAKNYVVAGYVLPGNNYHVYDITLFWANVRADALRRLATYEGKPSPVPPAAVPVTAPAVQTPAPKS, from the coding sequence ATGGCCCGCAAATTTCTCTACGTCATTGCCGCGATCATCATCCTCATCCTCGCTGCCGGGGTCGTGTACCAGCTTTTCCCGGGCTGGATCGCGCGCACCGCCTTCGTCCCCAGCACCGAGTTCAAGCCGCAGGCCGCGGTCGCGCCCAACGCCTATGACGATCCGAAAATGTGGTTCGCGCGCCCGGATATGGAAAAAAATCCCTCGGCATGGCGCCCTGCCGCCGACGGCAGCGAAACCCCCGGCACCGACACGCTCGAAGCGGAAAACAAGGCTGCCGAGCCGCTGATCCCGCCCGCCAAGGCGGCCCCGACGACCGCCGATGCGCCCTTCCCCCAGGGCGACGCCGCGATCTTCTTTGTCCACCCGACCAGCTATTACAGCCGTTCGAGCTGGAACGCGCCGCTCGAAGACCGCGATTCGGACCACCGCGCCAACCTCTTCGTGCAGGGCATGGCGAGCGCCTTTGCCGACGCCGGAGAAATCTGGGCGCCGCGTTACCGTCAGGCGACGCTCGGCGCCTTCCTCGCCGAGGACCGCGTCACCGCGGGCAAGGCGATCGATTCGGCCTATCGCGACGTCGAGGAGGCGTTCGACGCATTTCTCGCGGCACAGCCGAAGGACAAGCCGATCATCCTCGCCGGCCACAGCCAGGGCGCGCTGCACCTCACCACGCTGCTGCGCACGAAAATCGCGGGCACCCCGCTCGCGAAGCGCATCGTCGCCGCCTACGTGATCGGCTGGCCGGTGAGCATCGACACCGACATCGCCGGTCTCGGCCTTCCCGCCTGCCAGACCCCCGAACAGAAGGGGTGCATCGTCAGCTGGGCCACCTTCGCCGATCCCGCCGATCCGGTGATGGTCACCGACGCCTATGACGGCACGATCGGTTTCGACGGTCGCCCGCGCGCGGGCACGCGAATGCTGTGCACCAACCCGCTCACCGGCATCCCCGACACCGAAGCCCCGCCCGAGGCGAATATCGGCACGCTCAAACCCACCGAGGGCTTCAAGTCGGGCGCGCTGATCGCGGGCAAGATCGGCGCCAGATGCGACGACACGCGCGGCTTGCTGATGATCGGCGACGCCGACATCGCGAAAAACTACGTCGTCGCGGGCTACGTGCTCCCCGGCAACAATTATCACGTCTACGACATCACGCTCTTCTGGGCGAACGTCCGCGCCGACGCGCTGCGGCGGCTCGCGACCTATGAGGGCAAGCCGTCGCCGGTGCCGCCGGCCGCGGTGCCCGTCACGGCCCCTGCTGTGCAAACCCCCGCACCAAAATCCTGA
- the ruvX gene encoding Holliday junction resolvase RuvX gives MITAAAPDFAAHFPNGGRLAGLDVGTKTIGVAFCDTNWSFATPDKTIVRKKFSVDLETLKALIAQHNIVGLVVGLPLNMDGTDSPRTQSTRAFARNLAPLGLPLLLWDERWSTAAVERAMIAADVSRAKRAERVDSAAAAFILQGAIDAMTRA, from the coding sequence ATGATCACCGCCGCCGCCCCCGACTTCGCCGCACACTTCCCCAACGGCGGCCGCCTCGCGGGGCTCGATGTCGGCACCAAAACAATCGGCGTCGCTTTCTGCGACACGAACTGGAGCTTCGCGACCCCCGACAAGACGATCGTCCGCAAGAAATTCTCGGTCGACCTTGAAACGCTCAAGGCGCTCATCGCGCAGCACAATATCGTCGGCCTTGTCGTCGGCCTCCCCCTCAACATGGACGGCACCGACAGTCCCCGCACGCAAAGCACGCGCGCCTTCGCGCGCAACCTCGCCCCGCTCGGCCTCCCCCTGCTCCTTTGGGACGAACGCTGGTCGACCGCCGCGGTCGAGCGCGCGATGATCGCCGCCGACGTCAGCCGCGCCAAACGCGCCGAACGCGTCGACAGCGCCGCCGCGGCGTTCATTCTCCAGGGCGCGATCGACGCGATGACGCGCGCTTGA
- a CDS encoding DUF1294 domain-containing protein, with amino-acid sequence MTAYIVYWLAAANLTAFALMVLDKQFAEHGARRISEGALLLWAFLGGAPGTYAASRLVRHKTRKQPFATWMMIWLGLDLMLVALWVLGILEPLFASALAIFRVPA; translated from the coding sequence TTGACCGCTTATATCGTCTATTGGCTGGCGGCGGCGAACCTGACCGCCTTCGCGCTGATGGTCCTCGACAAGCAGTTCGCCGAACATGGCGCGCGCCGCATTTCGGAGGGCGCGCTGCTTCTCTGGGCATTTCTCGGCGGAGCTCCGGGCACCTACGCCGCCTCTCGCCTCGTCCGCCACAAGACGCGCAAGCAACCCTTCGCGACGTGGATGATGATCTGGCTCGGGCTCGACCTGATGCTGGTCGCGCTCTGGGTTCTCGGAATATTGGAGCCGCTGTTCGCCTCGGCGCTTGCGATTTTCAGAGTTCCTGCGTAG
- a CDS encoding dihydroorotase, which produces MELKPLHITGALLIDGDTPRPGSLLAVDGRIAAIDPTEIPDGAETVDAKGRWLAPGIIDLGVFATDKPAFHFGGITRAALMPDSGPLDGAGLVERAAKGGKPDLWVHPLAAATKGLEGRELAEIGLMKQAGARAVATGRARIADSGVMRRVLGYAASLGLVTIIHAEDEGLTAGAVATDGEMATRLGLASAPAVAEAMAIARDLALVEETGAPVHFRQVTTAHGLALVREAKAKGLPVLCGITPAHLLLSDTAIGDFRTFARLSPPLRSEDDRHACLAAIKDGTIDILSSGHDPRGPEDKRLPFAEAQPGMAGAETLLALGLGLVRDGHIAPGRLFELLAATPACLLGVDAGSLAVGKEADLILVDDGTPWQVDAKKMAAWAGNTPFDGMPVQGRATMMWKGGQRIR; this is translated from the coding sequence ATGGAACTGAAACCGCTCCATATCACCGGCGCGCTGCTGATCGACGGCGATACGCCGCGCCCGGGCAGCCTGCTCGCGGTGGACGGCCGCATCGCCGCGATCGACCCTACCGAAATCCCCGACGGCGCCGAAACCGTCGATGCCAAGGGCCGGTGGCTCGCCCCCGGCATCATCGACCTCGGCGTCTTTGCGACCGACAAGCCCGCCTTTCACTTCGGCGGCATCACGCGCGCCGCGCTGATGCCCGATAGCGGCCCGCTCGATGGCGCCGGGCTGGTCGAGCGGGCCGCGAAGGGCGGCAAGCCCGACCTCTGGGTCCATCCGCTCGCCGCCGCGACCAAGGGCCTCGAAGGCCGGGAGCTTGCCGAAATCGGCCTGATGAAGCAGGCGGGCGCGCGCGCCGTCGCCACCGGCCGCGCGCGCATCGCCGACAGCGGCGTGATGCGTCGCGTCCTCGGCTATGCCGCCTCGCTCGGCCTCGTCACGATCATCCATGCCGAGGATGAGGGGCTTACCGCCGGCGCGGTCGCGACCGACGGCGAGATGGCGACGCGCCTCGGCCTCGCCTCCGCGCCCGCCGTCGCCGAGGCGATGGCGATCGCGCGCGACCTCGCGCTCGTCGAGGAAACCGGCGCGCCCGTCCATTTCCGCCAGGTCACCACCGCGCACGGGCTCGCGCTTGTTCGCGAAGCCAAGGCGAAGGGGCTGCCCGTGCTCTGCGGCATCACCCCCGCGCACCTGCTGCTCTCCGACACCGCAATCGGCGATTTCCGCACCTTCGCACGCCTCTCGCCGCCGCTCCGCAGCGAAGACGATCGCCACGCATGCCTCGCCGCGATCAAGGACGGCACGATCGACATATTGTCGTCGGGCCACGATCCGCGCGGTCCCGAGGACAAGCGCCTGCCCTTCGCCGAGGCACAACCCGGCATGGCCGGCGCCGAAACCCTGCTCGCGCTCGGCCTTGGCCTTGTCCGCGATGGCCATATCGCGCCGGGCCGCCTGTTCGAGCTGCTCGCGGCCACCCCCGCCTGCCTGCTCGGCGTCGATGCGGGCAGCCTCGCGGTGGGCAAGGAAGCCGACCTCATCCTGGTCGACGACGGCACACCGTGGCAGGTCGATGCGAAGAAGATGGCGGCCTGGGCTGGCAACACCCCCTTTGACGGCATGCCCGTCCAGGGCCGCGCGACGATGATGTGGAAGGGCGGCCAGCGCATTCGCTGA